The following proteins are co-located in the Colletotrichum lupini chromosome 4, complete sequence genome:
- a CDS encoding integral membrane family protein, producing the protein MAEVDLSESNGGALVATAITFLVLSWFSVVLRCYVRAFMTKGFQADDWLMLVAQIIFTISCSFILLGVNDGLGHHNQALDQRKEVSALMYQALATATYVLDMLFIKLSIGFFLLRLSNSKLYNWIIHVSLAIITVWSVVIFFWNVFQCSPVEAQWDYAIPNSKCVSPDAVVAAAYSISVMTILSDWLYALLPIPMIWSVKMTKQAKATVIVILGLGIFASIATLIRLKFLADLSDLTDILFVGTDAMVWTLVEPGVAIVASSLVTIRPLLRAWRLNGFTSTDRTPGMSGHISGHISGGMRSGAARSAPRSAPRDPYGTDSIDGIDTDLELGGIGKHEPMPRPNSRLGYQGPFAQGGSKTAGTQLGSDYMAPPNRRQDSNTKSEMYVIEGDKASDTWTGDRLGSPSVSSVDLDGLDAQSQHSGRVGLGGGRRDR; encoded by the exons ATGGCCGAGGTAGATTTATCAGAGAGCAATGGTGGTGCTCTCGTAGCCACTGCCATCACTTTCCTTGTTCTCTCTTGGTTTTCCGTCGTTCTCAGATGTTATGTTCGAGCTTTCATGACCAAAGGCTTCCAAGCCGATGACTGGCTCATGCTGGTTGCCCAG ATCATATTCACCATCTCTTGCTCCTTTATCCTCCTCGGCGTTAATGATGGCCTCGGCCACCACAACCAAGCCCTGGATCAACGGAAGGAGGTCTCTGCTTTGATG TACCAAGCCTTGGCTACCGCCACATATGTGCTTGATATGCTGTTCATCAAGCTGAGCATTGGTTTCTTCCTATTGCGACTTTCAAACTCAAAGCTATACAACTGGATCATCCATGTCAGTCTGGCGATTATCACGGTTTGGAGTGTGGTCATCTTCTTTTGGAATGTATTCCAGTGCTCGCCTGTCGAAGCGCAATGGGATTATGCTATTCCCAACTCCAAGTGTGTATCGCCAGACGCTGTTGTAGCGGCAGCCTACTCCATCAGTGTCATGACGATTTTGAGTGATTGGCTCTAC GCCTTGCTCCCTATACCTATGATATGGAGCGTCAAGATGACCAAGCAAGCCAAGGCAACTGTCATTGTCATTCTTGGCCTGGGAATTTT TGCCAGCATTGCAACCCTCATCAGACTCAAGTTCTTGGCCGACCTCAGCGATCTGACCGATATCTTGT TTGTGGGAACAGATGCCATGGTTTGGACCTTAGTCGAGCCCGGAGTTGCCATCGTGGCCTCCAGTCTAGTAACCATCCGACCGCTCCTCCGAGCATGGCGACTCAACGGATTCACTTCGACCGACCGAACACCGGGTATGAGCGGACACATCAGCGGGCACATCAGCGGAGGAATGAGATCAGGGGCAGCGCGGTCGGCGCCCCGTTCGGCACCCCGCGACCCTTACGGCACCGATAGCATCGACGGCATCGACACGGATCTGGAGCTCGGTGGGATAGGAAAACATGAACCCATGCCGCGGCCAAACTCTCGGCTCGGGTACCAGGGGCCGTTTGCGCAAGGCGGCTCAAAGACGGCGGGGACGCAACTCGGCTCGGATTACATGGCACCACCGAACCGGAGACAGGATAGCAACACTAAAAGCGAAATGTACGTAATCGAAGGAGATAAAGCGAGCGACACCTGGACGGGGGATAGGCTGGGCTCCCCGAGCGTGTCTTCGGTTGACCTCGACGGTCTCGACGCGCAAAGCCAGCATAGTGGGCGGGTCGGGCTCGGAGGAGGGAGAAGGGATAGATAA